The following are encoded together in the Methanomassiliicoccales archaeon genome:
- a CDS encoding methylenetetrahydrofolate reductase C-terminal domain-containing protein: MIVGEQKPLEEIFRMLSGHERILVAGCRSCVAVCHAGGEKEVSILAEALRLRASLANHPWKVEEITVERQCEREWVEAMGPLVKGKDAVLSLACGVGAQTVQVLYPRIRVLPGLNTSHMGAPDMPGVFVEKCGGCGDCLLHLTGGICPIARCAKSLLNGPCGGSQNGRCEISPEVPCAWDQIVRSLEAMGRSDLLEEPIPPKSWLTARDGGPRRTVIPTAVISEEQRKMKGERP; encoded by the coding sequence ATGATCGTAGGGGAGCAGAAGCCTCTGGAAGAGATCTTCAGGATGCTTTCGGGCCATGAGCGCATCCTTGTCGCGGGATGCCGTTCCTGTGTGGCGGTGTGCCATGCGGGGGGAGAGAAGGAAGTATCCATCCTGGCCGAGGCCTTGCGCCTTCGTGCCAGCCTTGCTAATCACCCCTGGAAGGTGGAAGAGATCACGGTGGAGAGGCAGTGCGAGCGAGAGTGGGTGGAGGCCATGGGGCCATTGGTAAAAGGCAAAGATGCCGTGCTCTCCCTGGCCTGTGGGGTTGGGGCGCAAACCGTGCAGGTGCTCTATCCTAGGATCAGGGTGTTGCCAGGTTTGAACACCAGTCACATGGGCGCGCCTGATATGCCTGGAGTCTTCGTGGAGAAATGCGGCGGTTGCGGTGATTGTCTCCTCCACCTAACCGGTGGCATATGTCCCATCGCCCGTTGTGCCAAGAGCCTGCTAAATGGTCCTTGCGGGGGCTCCCAGAATGGCAGGTGCGAGATCTCTCCTGAAGTGCCGTGCGCCTGGGATCAGATCGTGCGCAGCCTGGAGGCAATGGGCAGGTCGGACCTGCTCGAGGAGCCCATACCTCCCAAGAGCTGGTTGACAGCCAGGGATGGGGGGCCGCGCAGGACGGTGATCCCAACAGCGGTCATCAGCGAGGAGCAAAGGAAGATGAAGGGGGAGAGGCCTTGA
- a CDS encoding methylenetetrahydrofolate reductase has product MRSGSNLEQALESGRFAVTAEIGPPRSASAERIRTHARQMKGCADAFNLTDNQTAMSRMSSIACAVVLLQDGLEPVVQMTCRDRNRIALQGDVLGASALGVRNILCLSGDHQTFGSMKEAKNVYDLDSIQLLMVLRRMRDEGKLWSGDELEVAPKLFLGAAANPFADPFEYRVIRLAKKIKAGADFIQTQSIYDMQRFERWMSLVREKGLHQKVHILAGVMPLKSHKTALYMKNKVSGMCVPDSIIDRLRRASDPKEEGIQMCVEQIQHLRDIEGIRGVHIMAPAWEEKVPEIVRRAGLSSIS; this is encoded by the coding sequence TTGAGGTCAGGCAGCAACCTGGAGCAAGCATTGGAGTCAGGAAGATTCGCGGTGACGGCGGAGATAGGCCCTCCAAGATCGGCCAGTGCAGAGAGGATAAGGACGCATGCCAGGCAAATGAAGGGATGCGCCGATGCCTTCAACCTCACCGATAACCAGACGGCCATGTCGCGCATGTCGTCCATAGCTTGCGCCGTGGTGCTGCTGCAGGATGGCCTAGAGCCTGTGGTGCAGATGACCTGCCGCGATCGCAACCGCATCGCCTTGCAGGGCGACGTCCTGGGAGCGAGCGCCCTTGGCGTGCGCAACATATTGTGCTTGAGCGGTGACCACCAGACCTTCGGCAGCATGAAGGAGGCCAAGAATGTATACGATCTGGACTCGATCCAGCTGCTTATGGTTCTGCGACGGATGCGGGATGAGGGCAAGCTCTGGAGCGGAGACGAGCTGGAGGTCGCCCCTAAGCTGTTTCTAGGTGCTGCAGCCAATCCTTTCGCCGACCCCTTTGAATATCGCGTGATCAGGCTGGCGAAGAAAATCAAGGCAGGAGCTGACTTCATCCAGACCCAGAGTATCTACGATATGCAGCGCTTCGAGCGCTGGATGTCATTGGTGCGGGAGAAAGGCCTGCACCAGAAGGTGCATATCCTGGCGGGAGTCATGCCGCTCAAATCGCACAAGACCGCCCTGTACATGAAGAATAAAGTATCAGGCATGTGCGTGCCCGATTCGATAATAGATCGTCTAAGAAGGGCCAGCGATCCCAAGGAAGAAGGCATTCAAATGTGCGTGGAGCAGATACAGCATCTTAGGGACATCGAAGGGATAAGAGGCGTGCACATAATGGCGCCAGCGTGGGAGGAGAAGGTGCCAGAAATCGTGCGGCGAGCCGGTCTATCCTCAATTTCCTAA
- a CDS encoding sulfurtransferase TusA family protein: protein MAQIDIDCKGQTCPVPLVEVRKALRKAAKGDIIQVVGTHPASKKEIPMAVEASGDELLEIKEQGNVWTIRIRKR, encoded by the coding sequence ATGGCGCAGATTGATATAGATTGCAAAGGTCAGACATGTCCTGTCCCCCTGGTGGAAGTGAGGAAGGCGCTGAGAAAGGCGGCAAAAGGCGATATCATCCAGGTGGTGGGGACTCATCCCGCGTCCAAAAAGGAGATACCCATGGCCGTGGAGGCCTCGGGGGATGAGCTGCTGGAGATCAAAGAGCAAGGGAACGTCTGGACCATACGCATAAGGAAGAGGTGA
- a CDS encoding DsrE/DsrF/DrsH-like family protein — MPGKATIIVHSGDMDKVMSALIIGNGALSMGMEASLYFTFWGLQRLKKDGLEKGKLSKMNMLGLGKAMVRSKMRKANVASMEKLMKDFKELGGKIIACEMTMEIMGIKKEDLRLEWIDDFGAVGTYVEEARKSEITLFI; from the coding sequence TTGCCTGGTAAGGCCACGATAATTGTGCACAGCGGGGATATGGACAAGGTAATGAGCGCGCTCATCATCGGGAATGGCGCTCTCTCCATGGGGATGGAGGCATCCCTTTATTTCACCTTTTGGGGATTGCAGAGATTGAAGAAGGATGGTTTGGAAAAGGGGAAACTATCGAAAATGAACATGCTCGGCCTCGGCAAGGCGATGGTAAGGTCGAAGATGAGGAAAGCGAATGTGGCCAGCATGGAGAAGCTGATGAAGGACTTCAAGGAGCTGGGCGGCAAGATAATCGCCTGCGAGATGACCATGGAGATCATGGGCATCAAGAAAGAGGACTTGCGGCTGGAGTGGATTGACGACTTCGGGGCCGTGGGCACATACGTCGAGGAGGCCAGGAAGTCCGAGATCACCTTGTTCATCTGA
- a CDS encoding cysteine desulfurase family protein, translated as MPEIIYMDNAASTRMDERVLEAMRPYFFDSYAVATSEFGHSMGIEAKEALEDARQRLAKQINAFPEEIVLTSGDTESSNLALKGIALSLAGKKGKHLVTTKIEDFPVLNSARALERQGLKVTYLPVDGHGLVDMNELEKAITSETILVSVQHSNQEIGTVQDIKTIGSICHEKGTLFHTDATHTFRRLPHDLSKLPVDLMTFSAHTIHGPKGIGALYVRKGTPLGKWMDGGFQENNLRAGLENIPGAVGFARAAELVTQEENERLRVIRDRLIDRLLSEVPSTTLNGHREKRVPQNANITFHFVEGESITLHLDMKGIEVSTGSACFSRSLEASHVIMGIGGDHERAHGSIRYSLGRYNTMEQADKVVEAMKEIVARLREISPLRKEGSA; from the coding sequence ATGCCCGAGATAATCTACATGGACAATGCTGCCTCCACCAGGATGGATGAGAGAGTGCTGGAGGCCATGCGGCCGTACTTCTTCGACTCCTATGCCGTGGCCACCTCTGAGTTCGGTCATTCCATGGGAATAGAGGCCAAAGAGGCATTGGAGGATGCTAGGCAAAGGCTGGCCAAACAGATTAATGCTTTCCCCGAGGAGATCGTTCTCACCTCAGGGGACACGGAATCGTCCAACCTGGCGCTGAAGGGCATCGCCTTGTCCTTGGCGGGAAAGAAGGGAAAGCACCTCGTGACCACCAAGATCGAGGATTTCCCCGTGCTCAACAGTGCCCGCGCCTTGGAGAGGCAAGGGTTGAAGGTGACCTACCTACCTGTGGATGGCCATGGCCTGGTGGATATGAACGAGTTGGAGAAGGCCATCACCAGTGAGACGATATTGGTCTCGGTGCAGCATTCTAATCAGGAGATCGGCACGGTCCAAGATATAAAGACCATAGGCAGCATATGTCATGAGAAGGGTACGCTCTTCCACACTGATGCCACTCACACCTTCAGACGCTTACCTCATGACCTGTCCAAGCTGCCCGTGGACCTCATGACTTTCTCAGCGCATACCATTCACGGGCCCAAAGGCATAGGAGCGCTGTACGTGCGCAAGGGCACGCCTTTGGGCAAATGGATGGATGGGGGTTTCCAGGAGAATAATCTACGTGCAGGGTTGGAGAACATCCCTGGGGCCGTGGGCTTCGCCCGAGCGGCAGAACTGGTCACCCAGGAGGAGAATGAGAGGTTGAGAGTCATTCGCGATAGGCTGATAGACCGCTTGCTGTCAGAGGTGCCTTCCACCACCTTGAACGGCCATAGGGAGAAGAGGGTGCCGCAGAATGCCAACATCACCTTCCATTTCGTGGAGGGCGAGTCCATAACACTGCATTTGGACATGAAAGGAATCGAGGTCTCAACGGGCTCGGCCTGCTTCTCCCGCTCATTGGAAGCCAGCCACGTGATAATGGGTATAGGCGGGGACCATGAAAGGGCGCACGGTTCCATCCGCTATTCCCTTGGCCGCTATAACACCATGGAGCAGGCCGATAAGGTGGTGGAGGCTATGAAGGAAATAGTGGCGAGGCTGCGAGAGATCAGCCCATTGAGGAAGGAGGGGAGCGCATGA
- a CDS encoding iron-sulfur cluster assembly scaffold protein, which produces MRFPYGEKVLEHFKNPKNVGKIEDADGKAIVGSPACGDMVAVYLKVNEADHRITDIKFESYGCASNIATGSIITELAKGKTIEEAKKITWKDASEALGGLPKIKAHCSVLAVEGLREAITNYEERHGLVKEKKPTTVDEIKRRLKSVMNPLTGLDIVRGNLITDVKIEEGTVSIWVDLPENHIFAANIRDEIKERIETLWDVKKVELHFKEAQA; this is translated from the coding sequence ATGAGATTCCCGTATGGAGAGAAGGTGCTGGAGCATTTCAAGAACCCTAAGAACGTAGGCAAGATCGAGGACGCGGATGGTAAGGCCATCGTAGGCAGCCCGGCCTGCGGGGACATGGTGGCCGTGTACCTGAAGGTGAACGAGGCAGACCATAGGATTACGGACATCAAGTTCGAGTCGTACGGATGCGCCAGCAACATCGCCACCGGCTCGATTATAACGGAGCTGGCGAAGGGAAAGACCATCGAGGAGGCGAAGAAGATTACCTGGAAGGATGCCTCCGAGGCTCTAGGCGGTCTGCCCAAGATAAAGGCGCACTGCTCCGTGCTGGCGGTGGAGGGGCTACGGGAAGCCATAACCAATTACGAGGAGAGGCACGGACTGGTGAAGGAGAAGAAGCCTACCACGGTAGATGAGATCAAGAGACGGTTGAAGAGCGTGATGAATCCCTTGACAGGACTGGACATCGTTCGCGGCAACCTCATAACGGATGTCAAAATAGAAGAAGGAACGGTCAGCATATGGGTGGATCTGCCCGAGAATCACATATTCGCGGCAAATATCCGCGACGAGATCAAGGAGCGCATCGAGACCTTATGGGACGTGAAGAAGGTGGAGCTGCACTTCAAAGAGGCTCAGGCTTAG
- a CDS encoding VIT1/CCC1 transporter family protein: MKLETILPEQYLYPSERLSEILFGLVMMLTVTSVSSIGMKEGDGSTHFLLLAALGTNTAWGIVDAAIYIITNVFERGRMSRMASEITDLKKREAIAQIEDELEGTVVSVLDPKDKRKIATMVYNAVYLARPPPVRILREDVVGAFWVFLLVFVSVLPPALPFLLWSEVITATLASHTIAIFMLFVVGFWYGSYIEADRLRFALGMTSLGLLIVIVTVLLGG; the protein is encoded by the coding sequence GTGAAGCTCGAGACCATCCTGCCTGAACAGTACCTTTACCCTTCGGAGAGGCTATCCGAGATACTCTTCGGCCTGGTCATGATGTTGACAGTCACCAGCGTAAGCAGCATAGGGATGAAGGAGGGTGATGGTTCTACTCATTTCTTACTCCTGGCCGCGCTGGGCACAAATACCGCATGGGGAATAGTGGACGCCGCCATCTACATCATAACCAACGTCTTCGAAAGAGGCCGGATGTCGCGCATGGCCAGCGAGATAACTGATCTTAAAAAGCGAGAAGCGATCGCTCAGATCGAGGATGAGTTGGAAGGCACTGTAGTGAGCGTCCTGGACCCCAAGGACAAGAGAAAGATCGCCACCATGGTCTACAACGCCGTATACCTTGCCCGCCCTCCACCTGTGCGCATTCTGCGCGAAGATGTGGTGGGGGCCTTCTGGGTCTTTTTGCTGGTCTTCGTGAGCGTGCTGCCTCCCGCCCTTCCCTTCCTTCTCTGGTCCGAGGTTATCACCGCCACATTGGCTTCGCACACCATCGCCATATTCATGCTCTTCGTCGTGGGGTTCTGGTACGGGAGCTATATTGAGGCCGATAGGTTGCGCTTCGCTCTGGGAATGACCTCTCTAGGCCTTCTCATCGTTATCGTCACCGTCCTTTTAGGAGGTTGA
- a CDS encoding dihydropteroate synthase has translation MSALDSLDFMYIISERINGLFSSVSRAIDRRDAKWIQEHALKQVQCGAQALDINTGPGREDGPAAMEWLVRTVQEVTEVPLCIDSPGIKTLTAGVKAAKNKIIINSTTAEKAKMEKLFPLAREHDADIICLCMDEKGVPNSTEARLEMAMLMVTTAMEYEITPDRLFLDPLVMPTKAAQDQVPRVIEAIRMFQSLNEPPVRTVVGLSNVSNGAKHRPLLNRTYLAMLMGAGLSAAILDPEDKELMATIKAAQILLNQKLYADDFLRA, from the coding sequence ATGAGCGCGCTTGATTCGCTCGATTTCATGTATATAATCTCGGAAAGAATCAACGGTCTCTTCAGCTCTGTTTCCAGGGCCATAGATCGACGTGACGCCAAATGGATACAAGAGCATGCTCTAAAACAAGTGCAGTGCGGGGCCCAGGCTCTGGATATCAACACCGGTCCTGGTCGGGAGGATGGGCCGGCGGCGATGGAGTGGTTGGTTCGCACGGTCCAAGAGGTCACAGAGGTTCCATTATGCATCGATTCCCCCGGCATCAAGACATTGACTGCGGGAGTGAAAGCGGCCAAGAACAAGATCATAATCAATTCCACTACCGCCGAAAAGGCTAAGATGGAGAAGCTTTTCCCTCTGGCCAGGGAGCACGATGCGGACATCATCTGCCTGTGCATGGATGAGAAAGGGGTGCCTAATTCCACTGAGGCCAGGTTGGAAATGGCCATGCTCATGGTCACCACCGCCATGGAATATGAGATAACGCCTGACCGCCTCTTCCTTGACCCTTTGGTCATGCCCACCAAGGCGGCTCAGGATCAAGTTCCAAGAGTGATAGAGGCAATACGCATGTTCCAATCCCTCAACGAGCCCCCGGTGAGAACTGTGGTCGGTCTGAGCAATGTGTCGAACGGTGCGAAGCACAGGCCCTTACTCAACAGGACTTATTTAGCCATGCTCATGGGGGCTGGCCTTTCCGCAGCCATATTGGATCCAGAGGACAAGGAGCTAATGGCCACTATCAAGGCGGCTCAGATACTGCTCAATCAAAAGCTATATGCGGATGATTTCCTTAGGGCATAA
- the purH gene encoding bifunctional phosphoribosylaminoimidazolecarboxamide formyltransferase/IMP cyclohydrolase, with translation MMAYFYCMLINQGGFGLVRIERALMSVSDKEGLVEFANGLIEFGVEILSTGGTAALLERNGIRVTSISQLTGWPEMLDGRVKTLHPKVHAGILARRDSSEHMEQLRSSGIKKIDMVVVNLYPFKETVLKGSSLDEIIENIDIGGPSLIRAAAKNHDAVAVVTDPLRYASILEEMRSRNGELSKDTLRALAMEAFRTTAVYDAMIYRYLTSVYPTDLFPANFVLGVEKAYDLRYGENPQQKAAFYIDPLSKGVTVGRCEKLHGKEISYNNILDLEAALELLREFPDRPTAVVIKHTNPCGVASSDTLNDAFVTAYNVDPVAAFGCVIGLNREVDVATAEQISSHFVDCVIAPDYSIEALSILKKKKNVRLLRTGQPIIHEEYPEYKMRKVKGGLLVQTYDDVPLDPRALKVVTKRSPTDDEMKGMLFAWKVCKHVWSNAIILAKGERVVGIGAGQMSRVDSSMIAAHKAKENARGSVMASDAFFPFRDGIDEAAKAGVTAVIQPGGSIRDNEVIQAADEHGMAMVFTGVRIFRH, from the coding sequence ATGATGGCATACTTCTACTGTATGCTCATCAATCAGGGGGGCTTTGGGCTGGTTCGAATCGAGAGAGCTTTGATGAGCGTCTCCGACAAAGAGGGTCTGGTTGAGTTCGCTAACGGCCTGATCGAGTTTGGCGTAGAGATCCTTTCCACAGGCGGGACTGCTGCATTATTGGAGAGAAATGGTATACGAGTAACCAGCATCTCGCAGCTGACGGGATGGCCCGAGATGCTTGATGGTAGGGTGAAGACCCTGCATCCAAAAGTGCACGCGGGCATATTGGCTAGGAGAGATTCCAGCGAGCATATGGAGCAGTTGCGCTCCTCTGGCATCAAAAAGATAGACATGGTGGTGGTGAACCTATATCCATTCAAGGAAACGGTACTCAAGGGCTCTTCCTTGGATGAGATAATCGAGAACATCGACATAGGAGGGCCATCGTTGATCAGGGCGGCGGCCAAGAACCATGATGCCGTGGCGGTCGTGACCGATCCGTTGAGATATGCATCCATCTTAGAGGAGATGCGAAGCAGAAACGGTGAGCTGAGCAAAGATACACTTAGGGCCTTGGCTATGGAAGCTTTCAGGACTACAGCGGTCTATGATGCCATGATCTATAGATATCTAACGAGCGTGTATCCAACAGACCTGTTCCCTGCCAACTTTGTGTTGGGTGTGGAGAAGGCTTATGACCTTAGATACGGGGAGAATCCGCAGCAGAAGGCGGCCTTCTATATCGATCCCCTATCAAAAGGGGTCACTGTGGGGAGATGCGAGAAGCTGCATGGAAAGGAGATATCTTATAACAACATCCTTGATCTGGAGGCCGCGTTGGAGCTGTTAAGGGAATTCCCGGATAGGCCCACCGCTGTGGTGATAAAACACACCAACCCTTGCGGTGTGGCCTCCTCAGATACGCTAAATGACGCGTTCGTCACCGCCTATAACGTAGATCCCGTAGCTGCTTTCGGCTGTGTAATAGGCTTGAATCGCGAGGTGGACGTGGCCACGGCAGAGCAGATCTCCTCGCATTTCGTGGATTGCGTGATCGCTCCCGACTATTCGATTGAAGCTCTGTCGATATTAAAGAAAAAGAAGAACGTGCGTCTATTGCGCACAGGACAGCCCATTATCCATGAAGAATATCCAGAATATAAGATGAGAAAGGTCAAAGGAGGATTGTTGGTTCAGACCTATGATGACGTGCCCCTTGATCCTAGAGCGCTGAAAGTGGTCACCAAGCGCTCCCCCACGGATGATGAAATGAAGGGGATGCTCTTCGCCTGGAAGGTGTGCAAGCACGTGTGGTCCAATGCCATCATACTGGCCAAGGGGGAACGCGTGGTAGGGATAGGCGCCGGCCAGATGTCCAGGGTAGACTCGAGCATGATAGCAGCTCATAAAGCTAAGGAGAATGCACGCGGTTCGGTCATGGCCTCAGACGCCTTCTTCCCCTTCCGCGATGGAATAGACGAGGCTGCCAAAGCAGGAGTCACTGCGGTCATCCAGCCTGGAGGTTCGATACGAGACAATGAGGTCATCCAGGCTGCGGACGAGCACGGCATGGCCATGGTTTTCACCGGCGTGCGCATATTCCGTCATTGA
- a CDS encoding DUF3795 domain-containing protein yields the protein MSDDNIAYCGLYCRLCVENSLLPLKARELLNMMEDEGYGRLNRKSEELRASHDIFLRVLNELADMKCTCRDGGGFSECKVRACARERGLFVCMECEDHPCDKWNEVAKSYPFLIIDAFRYQDVGKETWAEEQEERVSRGFNYWMMRRRCR from the coding sequence ATGTCAGATGATAACATAGCCTATTGTGGCCTCTATTGTCGATTATGCGTAGAGAACTCACTTCTACCTCTCAAGGCCAGAGAACTCTTGAACATGATGGAGGATGAAGGATACGGGCGCTTGAATCGGAAATCGGAGGAGCTGAGGGCGAGTCACGATATTTTCCTGCGCGTTCTGAATGAATTAGCGGATATGAAATGCACATGCAGGGATGGTGGTGGCTTTTCAGAATGCAAAGTGAGGGCATGCGCCAGGGAGAGAGGGCTTTTCGTGTGCATGGAATGCGAAGATCATCCTTGTGACAAATGGAACGAGGTGGCCAAATCATATCCTTTCTTGATCATAGACGCCTTCCGTTATCAAGATGTTGGGAAGGAGACGTGGGCAGAAGAGCAAGAGGAGCGAGTGAGCAGAGGGTTCAATTATTGGATGATGCGAAGGAGGTGTCGTTGA
- a CDS encoding cation diffusion facilitator family transporter translates to MDWHESHAHSLNRGGTKALAMALTVTLSFAILEVVGGWLSGSLALMSDSGHMFTDSLALALSLWAARLALRPSDERRTYGLLRAEILMALVNGVLLAGVSLFILYESYLRLQEPPKIESGLMLAVAIVGAMANIVSVFILRSSAHHNLNVKAALMHVLGDLMSSVGVIIAALLIFFYGLYVADPLFSIAIALIILYGSYRIISQSVYILLEFVPKSIDLIEVKEKLLQVKGVLGVHDLHAWTIASGVYALSAHIQVEDQPLSAVSNIMKECERVLKERFNISHTTLQLESVSCGDQVCFFNKAYDETGE, encoded by the coding sequence ATGGATTGGCATGAGAGTCATGCGCACTCCCTTAATCGCGGTGGGACCAAAGCCTTGGCCATGGCCTTGACAGTGACACTATCCTTCGCCATACTGGAAGTGGTGGGGGGATGGCTAAGCGGTTCTCTTGCCCTTATGAGCGATTCAGGCCACATGTTCACTGATTCGTTGGCCTTAGCGCTGTCGCTTTGGGCCGCCCGACTAGCCCTCAGGCCAAGCGATGAGAGAAGGACCTATGGCTTGCTGAGGGCAGAGATATTGATGGCTTTGGTGAATGGTGTCCTGCTTGCAGGAGTCTCACTTTTCATTCTCTACGAGTCTTATCTTCGCCTCCAGGAACCTCCAAAAATTGAAAGCGGACTAATGCTAGCAGTCGCTATCGTAGGAGCCATGGCTAATATCGTGAGCGTCTTTATTCTAAGGAGTAGTGCGCACCACAACCTGAATGTGAAGGCGGCCTTAATGCATGTACTGGGGGACCTTATGTCCTCAGTAGGGGTCATAATCGCGGCACTGCTGATATTCTTTTACGGATTGTATGTCGCCGATCCATTGTTTTCCATTGCTATAGCCTTGATCATACTCTATGGGTCATATCGCATCATCTCGCAAAGCGTCTATATCCTGTTGGAGTTCGTTCCCAAAAGCATTGACCTGATAGAAGTTAAGGAAAAGCTTTTGCAGGTTAAAGGGGTCTTAGGCGTGCATGATCTCCATGCTTGGACCATAGCTTCGGGAGTCTATGCCCTGAGTGCTCACATCCAGGTCGAGGATCAACCATTATCCGCCGTCTCCAATATCATGAAGGAATGCGAACGCGTTCTAAAAGAGAGATTCAATATTTCGCATACCACCTTGCAGCTCGAGTCTGTGTCCTGTGGCGATCAGGTTTGCTTCTTCAACAAGGCTTATGATGAAACTGGTGAGTGA
- a CDS encoding ASKHA domain-containing protein, with amino-acid sequence MKFKIRFEPEGKEIEVDRGTTILEAAASAGIEISSSCGGRGTCKKCRVQVDAEKALLQEKTLSKNQEGNSQVLACQSHVVSDVVVFIPEETRGRGHRILVNYEAHSLGSLSPLVEAHSVKLVPPTLWESLADLERLARALGRSQFLDFPLSVLQRLPKILREHDEIQVLTASEDVGGWVVAVEGGKERSIGGALDIGTTTVVLSLLDLATGESLITVADRNRQSRAGDDVISRIAYAEEGGLPELQDLIIETVNGLLEEASRSLGSADISALSVAGNTTMVHLFLGLDPSNIRREPYVPVTNIPPMFRGKDLDLKVKPEAPIYFVPGRASFVGGDVVADVLSSGMHERDELSLLIDVGTNGEVVVGDREFLVACSTSAGPAFEGGEVAAGMRAIEGAIEKVSISPSLEVSFEVIGGTKALGICGSGLIDLVAQMLLRGLVDRKGRIQYVDEKRTRRMDEGNVYVLQQSDHGSREIVISDSDLANIIRTKAAIYAGCSVLLSSVNKSFEDLEKVYVAGGFGNYLDLENAITIGLLPDLPRERFSFIGNAALAGAVETLLSKERRAQALRVHQDMTYLELSTMQKFFDEFSSASFLPHTDLERFPSVKKRMQMEAKKSRH; translated from the coding sequence ATGAAATTCAAGATAAGGTTCGAGCCCGAAGGTAAGGAGATTGAGGTGGACAGAGGCACCACTATTCTGGAGGCAGCAGCCTCGGCGGGCATAGAGATAAGTTCGTCCTGCGGTGGCAGGGGCACATGCAAGAAGTGCAGGGTGCAGGTGGATGCGGAAAAGGCACTCCTGCAAGAAAAAACGTTAAGCAAGAATCAGGAAGGAAACAGCCAGGTTTTAGCCTGCCAGAGCCATGTAGTGTCGGATGTAGTGGTCTTCATTCCAGAGGAAACAAGGGGAAGAGGCCACAGGATTTTAGTCAACTATGAGGCGCACTCCTTGGGTTCATTATCGCCGTTAGTTGAGGCTCATTCGGTCAAGTTGGTTCCTCCCACGCTATGGGAAAGCCTAGCTGACCTGGAGAGGCTGGCGCGAGCACTGGGGAGAAGCCAGTTCCTCGATTTTCCCCTCTCAGTTCTCCAGCGCCTTCCTAAGATTTTGCGAGAGCATGATGAAATCCAAGTGCTGACCGCTTCTGAGGATGTTGGAGGATGGGTGGTGGCGGTGGAAGGGGGTAAGGAGAGGAGCATCGGCGGGGCTTTGGACATCGGCACCACGACTGTGGTACTCAGCCTCTTGGACCTAGCCACGGGCGAATCCCTGATCACGGTCGCAGATAGAAATCGGCAGTCAAGAGCAGGCGACGATGTGATATCGCGCATCGCTTACGCCGAGGAAGGAGGTTTGCCAGAGCTGCAAGATCTCATAATCGAGACGGTGAACGGTCTGCTGGAGGAGGCCTCAAGGTCCTTGGGGAGCGCAGACATATCTGCCCTATCCGTTGCCGGCAACACCACCATGGTCCACCTCTTCCTGGGATTAGACCCTAGTAATATCCGCCGTGAGCCGTATGTGCCCGTCACGAACATCCCTCCCATGTTCCGCGGCAAGGACTTAGATCTCAAGGTCAAGCCTGAGGCGCCAATCTACTTCGTGCCAGGTAGGGCTAGCTTCGTCGGGGGAGACGTGGTCGCGGATGTGCTCAGCTCCGGTATGCACGAGAGGGACGAACTTTCTCTTTTGATAGACGTGGGAACGAATGGAGAGGTAGTAGTGGGCGACCGGGAGTTCCTCGTGGCCTGCTCCACTTCGGCCGGTCCCGCCTTTGAGGGTGGAGAGGTGGCGGCGGGCATGAGAGCTATTGAAGGCGCGATCGAGAAAGTCTCCATCTCTCCTAGCCTGGAAGTAAGTTTTGAAGTCATCGGTGGGACGAAGGCGTTAGGGATATGCGGCTCAGGGTTGATCGATCTCGTGGCACAGATGCTGCTGCGCGGCCTTGTGGACAGAAAGGGAAGGATTCAGTACGTGGACGAAAAGAGGACGAGGAGGATGGACGAGGGGAACGTTTACGTGCTGCAGCAATCCGATCACGGGAGCAGGGAGATAGTCATATCCGACTCAGACTTAGCTAATATCATACGGACCAAGGCGGCTATCTACGCCGGCTGCAGCGTCCTGTTATCCTCGGTGAATAAGAGTTTTGAGGATTTGGAAAAGGTTTACGTCGCGGGGGGCTTCGGCAATTACCTGGACCTCGAGAACGCCATCACCATTGGTTTGCTGCCTGACCTTCCCAGGGAGCGCTTCTCCTTCATCGGCAATGCTGCATTGGCGGGAGCGGTGGAGACCCTCCTATCCAAGGAGAGAAGGGCGCAGGCATTGAGGGTGCATCAGGACATGACCTATTTGGAGCTTAGCACCATGCAGAAGTTCTTCGATGAGTTCTCTTCCGCCTCTTTCCTTCCTCATACGGATTTGGAAAGATTCCCCAGCGTTAAGAAAAGGATGCAAATGGAAGCGAAGAAGTCTCGCCATTGA